The following are encoded together in the Diabrotica undecimpunctata isolate CICGRU chromosome 7, icDiaUnde3, whole genome shotgun sequence genome:
- the LOC140446697 gene encoding uncharacterized protein yields the protein MVCAAADGTLLPPYVIYKSIHLYDTWKENGPRGLPCCDKPCCNQGTRYNRTQSGWIDGITFRDWFTTCFLPHALRLEGRKALIGDNLSSHMDVEVLKMCAEHEIDFICLVPNSTHLCQPLDVGFFRQ from the coding sequence ATGGTATGTGCTGCTGCAGACGGAACTCTTCTCCCTCCCTACGTCATTTATAAAAGCATTCACCTGTATGATACGTGGAAGGAAAATGGACCGCGTGGTTTACCTTGCTGCGATAAACCATGCTGCAACCAAGGGACGAGGTATAATCGTACTCAAAGTGGATGGATAGATGGCATAACTTTTAGAGACTGGTTCACAACTTGCTTTTTACCCCATGCACTACGTTTAGAAGGAAGAAAAGCTTTGATAGGAGATAATTTGTCGTCACACATGGATGTTGAAGTTCTTAAGATGTGTGCTGAACATGAAATTGACTTCATATGCTTAGTTCCAAATTCTACCCATTTGTGCCAACCACTGGACGTGGGCTTTTTCAGGCAATGA